The DNA sequence CGGCTGCTCGACCTGGCGACCGCCGGGTGCGCCGAGCTGACGGCGGCGCAGCAGAAGGCCCTGTCCGGGTGACGACGGGGACGACACTGGTCCTCGCGACCCGCAACGCCCACAAGGTGGGCGAGCTGCGCGAGATCCTGGCCGCGGCGGGGGTCGACGTCGAGCTGGTGCCGCTGCCGGCCGACGCCCACGAGGTGGTCGAGGACGGCGTGACCTTCGTCGACAACGCGCTGAAGAAGGCCCGCTCGGCCGCCGAGGCGACCGGCCTGCCGGCCGTCGCCGACGACTCCGGGCTCTGCGTCGATGCCCTCAACGGCATGCCTGGCGTGCTCTCGGCGCGGTGGGCCGGGTCGCACGGCGACGACGCGGCCAACCTGCGGCTGGTGCTCGACCAGCTCTCGGCCGTGCCCGACCAGCTGCGCGGGGCGTCCTTCGTGTGTGCCGCTGCCCTCGCTCTGCCGACCGGCGAGGAGCACGTGGTCGAGGGCCGGCTGGTCGGGTCGCTGGTACGCGACCCGAGGGGGAGCGGCGGCTTCGGCTACGACCCGGTGTTCGTGCCCGAGGGCGACACCCGGACGACCGCCGAGATGTCGGCGGTGGAGAAGAACGCGATCTCGCACCGGGGCGACGCGTTCCGCGCGCTGGCGCCGGCCATCCACGCCATGGTGCTGCGCGGCTGAGCCGTCTCGGTGCGGGAGGGGGGACTCGAACCCCCACGCCCGAAGGCACAGGAACCTAAATCCTGCGCGGCTGCCTGGTTACGCCACTCCCGCTGGCAGCACGATCCTAGGCGTCGAGGCCGAGGTCGCGACGCAGCTTGGCGACGTGGCCGGTCGCCTTGACGTTGTACATCGCCTTCTCGACGGTGCCGTCCTCGCCGATGACGAAGGTCGAGCGCAGGACGCCGATCACCGTGCGGCCGTAGAGCTTCTTCTCGCCCCAGGCGCCGTACGACTCCAGCACGTCGTGCGAGGGGTCGCACAGCAGCGGGTACGGCACGTGCTCCTCGTCGCGGAACTTCCTCTGCTTCTCCAGGCTGTCCGGCGACAGGCCGAGCACCTGGTAGCCCGCCGACTGGAGCGACGCGATGTTGTCGCGGAAGTCGCACGCCTGCGTCGTGCAGCCCGGCGTCGAGGCCGCCGGGTAGGCGTAGAGGACGACCTTCTGCTTCCCGCGGTAGTCGGAGAGGGAGACGGGGTTGCCGTCCGGGTCGGGCAGGGTGAAGTCGGGGGCGGCGTCCCCGGGGCTCAGGGTGGGCATGCGCCAAAACTATCCCGGAGACCTCCCGCCCTCGCCCGGAGGCGTAGAGGCAGGGATCATGGGCATGCACCACGACGTACCCGCCTGAGAGGTTGCCGCCATGACGACGAACTCCGCCACGCCCGGAGGCCTCGAGGCGCGCCCGCCGGCGCCCGCGACGGAGCGCACGCCCGCCGAGATCGAGGCCGACATCGAGCGCACCCGGGCCCGCCTGGCCGGGACCGTCGACGCGATCGCCGATCGGGTCAAGCCGGCCAACGTCGCCCGGCGCGGCGCCGAGTCGGCCAGGTCACAGGTGGTCGACGACCAGGGCAACCTGCGCGCCAAGCGGGTGGCGGTGCTGGCCGTGGTGGTCGCGGGCGCCGTCGGACTGGTCCTCTGGCGTCGCGGCCGATGACGCCTGCGGGCGTACGTCCGGAGGTCGCTCGCCCAGGACAGGAGTCGGTCTGGGACTACCCCCGACCGCCCCGCGTGGAGCCCACCGGGGAGCACGTCGTGGTTCGCCTCGGCGGCGTGGTCGTCGCCGAGACGGCCCGGCGGCACCCTGCGCTGCGTGTGCTCGAGACCAGCCACCCGCCGACCTACTACCTGCCGGTGGCGGCGTTCGGGCCCGGCTCGCTCGAGCCCGGCCAGGGGTCGAGCTGGTGCGAGTTCAAGGGCACCGCGGCGTACCTCGACCTCATCGGTGGTGTGGCCGGCGCCGTCCGGATCACGAGCGCCGCGTGGACCTACCCGCGGCCGAGCCCGGGCTTCGAGGCGCTGACGGACCACGTCGCGCTGTATCCGGGAC is a window from the Actinomycetes bacterium genome containing:
- the rdgB gene encoding RdgB/HAM1 family non-canonical purine NTP pyrophosphatase, which translates into the protein MTTGTTLVLATRNAHKVGELREILAAAGVDVELVPLPADAHEVVEDGVTFVDNALKKARSAAEATGLPAVADDSGLCVDALNGMPGVLSARWAGSHGDDAANLRLVLDQLSAVPDQLRGASFVCAAALALPTGEEHVVEGRLVGSLVRDPRGSGGFGYDPVFVPEGDTRTTAEMSAVEKNAISHRGDAFRALAPAIHAMVLRG
- the bcp gene encoding thioredoxin-dependent thiol peroxidase; translation: MPTLSPGDAAPDFTLPDPDGNPVSLSDYRGKQKVVLYAYPAASTPGCTTQACDFRDNIASLQSAGYQVLGLSPDSLEKQRKFRDEEHVPYPLLCDPSHDVLESYGAWGEKKLYGRTVIGVLRSTFVIGEDGTVEKAMYNVKATGHVAKLRRDLGLDA
- a CDS encoding DUF427 domain-containing protein, whose product is MTPAGVRPEVARPGQESVWDYPRPPRVEPTGEHVVVRLGGVVVAETARRHPALRVLETSHPPTYYLPVAAFGPGSLEPGQGSSWCEFKGTAAYLDLIGGVAGAVRITSAAWTYPRPSPGFEALTDHVALYPGRVDEVTVDGERVRPQTGGFYGGWITDRVVGPFKGGPGTAGW
- a CDS encoding DUF3618 domain-containing protein yields the protein MTTNSATPGGLEARPPAPATERTPAEIEADIERTRARLAGTVDAIADRVKPANVARRGAESARSQVVDDQGNLRAKRVAVLAVVVAGAVGLVLWRRGR